CGCGAGCTCGAGCACCTCGGCCTGCTCGGCCGGGTTGAGGTCGTCGTCGCGGAGCAGGTGGCGGATCGGTCCGGTGGGCATCGTCAGGACTCCTTGGCTGTGAGGGCTGCCGGCGTGCGCGGCAGGGCGGCGAGGAAGGCGACGAACTCGTCCGCCTGCTCGCGGGTGAGGATGAGCGGCGGAGCGAGCCGCAACGCTGTCGGGCTGACCGCATTGATGATGAACCCTGCCTCGAGCGCTGCCGACGCCACGGTGGGCGCCACGTCGGACGTCAGCTCGATGGCGATGAGCAGGCCGGTCCCCCGCGCCGACGCGACGAGCGGGTGCCCGAGGGCTTCCACCGCGGCACGCAGGTGAGCACCGACGGCCGTCGCCTGAGCGAGCAGACCGTCGCGCTCGATGACCCCGATCGTCGTCAGCGCGGCCGCGGCCGCGACGGGGTTCCCGCCGAAGGTCGACCCGTGTTCTCCCCGGCCGAGCAACGTCGCGCAGTGCGGTCCGAACGCGACCGCGGCCCCCATGGGGAACCCACCGCCGAGCCCCTTGGCGAGCGTGACGACGTCCGGGACCACGCCCTCGCCGATGTGCGGCTGCTGGTGTGCCAGCCACGACCCCGTCCGGCCCATGCCGGTCTGGACCTCGTCGAGGACGAGCAAGGCACCGTGGTCGCGCGTCAGCTCACGGGCCCGGGTGAGGTAGCCCGGGGGCAGCGAGCGCACGCCGGCCTCGCCCTGGATCGGCTCGATGAACAGGGCTGCGACGTCCGACCCGACCGAGAAGGCGTCCTCGAGCGCCCGGACGGCACCGAACGGGAGGAACTCGACACCGCCGGGAAGAGGCTCGAACGGCTCGCGGTACGCCGCCTTGGAGGTCAGGGCGAGCGCCCCCATCGTCCGACCGTGGAAGCCGCCCTCGAGCGCGAGGACGCGCGGACGACCCGTGCGTCGTGCCATCTTGAAGGCGGCCTCGTTGGCCTCGGCGCCCGAGTTGGTGAAGAAGACACGCGAGCCCTCGGGCGCGCCGCTCAGATCGATGAGCCGCTCAGCGAGCGCGATCTGGGTGGGCGTGCCGAAGAAGTTCGAGACGTGGCCGAGCGTGCCGAGCTGGGCGCTGATCGCCGCTGTGAGCGTCGGGTGGGCATGGCCGAGGGCGTTGACCGCGATTCCGGCAAGGAGGTCGAGGTACCGCTGACCGTCTGCGTCCCACACGTAAGCACCCTCGCCGCGCACCAGCACACGCTGGGGTGGACCGAACGTGTCCATGACCGAGAACGTATAGCGCTGGGTCCATTCCGTGACGGAACCCGCCACAGCATCCCTGCGGTGGGACGGCGCCGAAGTGGCCTGCACGGACGAGGCCTGGGCGGAGGTACGGCTCAGCTCGCTCATGACTCGGCTCCGGGGGGCGTCGCGCGGGTGATGGGCGCGGCTGCTGCGTAGGTCGTGTGCGGTACAGAGAGCCGACCGTCGCTGTCTGGCACCACCATCGTGCCGATGCCTCGCGCGGTGAAGACCTCCATGAGCACGGAGTGCGCGACGCGTCCGTCGATGACGTGCGCCTGGCGCACCCCGCCACGCACCGCGCGCAGGCAGGCTTCCATCTTGGGCACCATCCCGGACTCGAGCGTCGGCAGGAGGTCGGCGAGCGCCCCGACGGAGATCTCGCTCGCGAGAGACGTGCGGTCGGGCCACGACGTGTACAGACCCTCGACATCCGTGAGGATGATGAGCTTCTTCGCACCGAGCGCGACAGCGAGCGCGGCGGCGGCCGTGTCCGCATTGACGTTGAGGACCTGCGTCGGGTCCGCGATGTCGGGAGCGATGGTCGAGACGACCGGGATACGACCAGCGTCGAGGAGGTCTTGGACAGCACGCGGGTCGACCTCGACGACGTCGCCCACGAGCCCGACGTCGACGGGCTCGCCGTCGACGGTCGCGGTGCGCCGGCGCGCGCGCAGGAGCCCGCCGTCCTCGCCAGACAGGCCGACCGCGTTGGGTCCGTGCGCGTTGAGGAGCCCGACGAGCTCGCGGGACACCTTTCCGGTGAGCACCATGCGGACGACGTCCATCGCTTCGGGGGTCGTCACACGCAGCCCTCCGCGGAACTCGCTCTCGATGCCGAGGCGATCGAGCATCTCCGTGATCTGCGGACCGCCGCCGTGCACGATGACTGGCCTGAGGCCGACCTGGCGCAGGAACACCATGTCCTGGGCGAAGGCCGCCTTGAGGCCGTCGTCGATCATCGCGTTGCCGCCGTACTTGACCACGACGAGCGCACCGTCGAACTGCCTGAGCCAGGGCAGCGCCTCGATGAGCACCTCGGCCTTCTGCGAGGGTGCGAGGTCTGCTGCCACGTCGATGTCGCTGAGATCGAGAGTGCTCATGAGGAGTACGCGCTGTTCTCGTGGACGTAGTCGTGCGTGAGGTCGTTGGTCCAGACGGTCGCTTCCGCGTCCCCGGCGTGCAGGTCCACGACCACGGTCACGTCCCTGTCGGAGGCGAGGTCGACGAGCTCACGGGCATCCCCGACGCCACCGGCGCGGCACACCTGGACACCGTTGATGGTGACGTCGAGCCGTGCTGCGTCGAAGGGCGCCACCGACTCGGGGACGGTCCCCACGGCAGACAGGACGCGGCCCCAGTTCGGGTCGTTGCCGAACACTGCGGCCTTGAAGAGGTTCGAGCGCGTCACGGCACGGGCGACCGCGACGGCTGCGTCCTCGGTCGTCGCGCCCACGACCCGGACGGCGATGTCGTGGCTGGCGCCCTCGGCGTCGCCGACGAGCTGACGGGCCAGGCTCGCGCACGCTTCTGTCAGGGCGTCGGTGAACTCCTCGGCCGAGGGGCGGGAGCCGCTCGCCCCGGACGCGAGCAGGACGACCGTGTCGTTGGTCGACATGCAGCCGTCCGAGTCCACGCGGTCGAACGTGCAGGCGGTGGCTGCGCGCAGGGCGGCGTCTGCGAGCGCGGCGTCGATCTCGGCGTCGGTCGTCAGGACGCAGAGCATGGTGGCGAGGCCGGGAGCGAGCATCCCTGCACCCTTGGCCATGCCGCCGATCGTCCAGGTCCCGAGGTCGGGTGCCGCGTCGCCGTCGGAGGTGATCGTGACGGTGACGACCTTCGGGACGGTGTCGGTCGTCATGATCGCGTGCGCAGCGTCGTCGCCGCCGTCGCTGGAGAGGTGGGCGACGGCGTCGTCGACCCCGGCGAGCAGCGCGTCCATGGGCAGGCGTGTGCCGATGAGTCCTGTGGAGCAGACGAGGGTGTCGCCCGGAGAGATGTCGAGCGCAGCGGCGAGGTGCTCGGCGGTGCGGTGGGTATCGAGGAAGCCCTCTGGCCCGGTGCAGGCGTTCGCTCCCCCAGAGTTGAGGACGACGGCCCGCGCACGGCCGTCGGCTGCACTCTGCCGCGACCACGTCACGGGAGCTGCCTCGACCCTGTTGGAGGTGAAGACGGCGCTGACCACGTCAGACGGGCCGTCGTTGACCACGACGGCGACATCTGGCTTGCCGGT
This sequence is a window from Sanguibacter antarcticus. Protein-coding genes within it:
- a CDS encoding acetylornithine transaminase; protein product: MSELSRTSAQASSVQATSAPSHRRDAVAGSVTEWTQRYTFSVMDTFGPPQRVLVRGEGAYVWDADGQRYLDLLAGIAVNALGHAHPTLTAAISAQLGTLGHVSNFFGTPTQIALAERLIDLSGAPEGSRVFFTNSGAEANEAAFKMARRTGRPRVLALEGGFHGRTMGALALTSKAAYREPFEPLPGGVEFLPFGAVRALEDAFSVGSDVAALFIEPIQGEAGVRSLPPGYLTRARELTRDHGALLVLDEVQTGMGRTGSWLAHQQPHIGEGVVPDVVTLAKGLGGGFPMGAAVAFGPHCATLLGRGEHGSTFGGNPVAAAAALTTIGVIERDGLLAQATAVGAHLRAAVEALGHPLVASARGTGLLIAIELTSDVAPTVASAALEAGFIINAVSPTALRLAPPLILTREQADEFVAFLAALPRTPAALTAKES
- the argB gene encoding acetylglutamate kinase, producing MSTLDLSDIDVAADLAPSQKAEVLIEALPWLRQFDGALVVVKYGGNAMIDDGLKAAFAQDMVFLRQVGLRPVIVHGGGPQITEMLDRLGIESEFRGGLRVTTPEAMDVVRMVLTGKVSRELVGLLNAHGPNAVGLSGEDGGLLRARRRTATVDGEPVDVGLVGDVVEVDPRAVQDLLDAGRIPVVSTIAPDIADPTQVLNVNADTAAAALAVALGAKKLIILTDVEGLYTSWPDRTSLASEISVGALADLLPTLESGMVPKMEACLRAVRGGVRQAHVIDGRVAHSVLMEVFTARGIGTMVVPDSDGRLSVPHTTYAAAAPITRATPPGAES
- the argJ gene encoding bifunctional glutamate N-acetyltransferase/amino-acid acetyltransferase ArgJ; its protein translation is MSVTSAQGFRAAGVAAGLKSTGKPDVAVVVNDGPSDVVSAVFTSNRVEAAPVTWSRQSAADGRARAVVLNSGGANACTGPEGFLDTHRTAEHLAAALDISPGDTLVCSTGLIGTRLPMDALLAGVDDAVAHLSSDGGDDAAHAIMTTDTVPKVVTVTITSDGDAAPDLGTWTIGGMAKGAGMLAPGLATMLCVLTTDAEIDAALADAALRAATACTFDRVDSDGCMSTNDTVVLLASGASGSRPSAEEFTDALTEACASLARQLVGDAEGASHDIAVRVVGATTEDAAVAVARAVTRSNLFKAAVFGNDPNWGRVLSAVGTVPESVAPFDAARLDVTINGVQVCRAGGVGDARELVDLASDRDVTVVVDLHAGDAEATVWTNDLTHDYVHENSAYSS